A genomic segment from Streptosporangium roseum DSM 43021 encodes:
- a CDS encoding epoxide hydrolase family protein yields MINPFRIDIPQADLDDLTDRLSRTRWPNEVADAGWDYGFPLARLKELAEYWRTGYDWREHEAKLNELPHFTTEIDGQNIHFVHVRSSNPDALALILTHGWPGSFLEFLDVIEPLSRDFHLVIPSIPGFGFSGPTHERGWDIVRVARAWAELMRRLGYERYGAQGGDFGSGISMALGAVAPEQVVGVHVNYLPTRPVPDADIELSETDEARLDKVRQLMANRPPYQALQASTPQTIGYALTDSPVGQLAWIAERFAQWTDPRSPISDERMLTDISLYWLTATAASSARLSREAPRRIEPCPVPVGVAVFAHDITQSVRPLAERLYDIRHWSEFERGGHFAAMEVPELLAEDVRDFFRTHIKDDDRVTTR; encoded by the coding sequence ATGATCAATCCGTTCCGCATCGACATCCCCCAGGCCGACCTCGACGACCTGACCGACCGGCTCTCCCGCACCCGCTGGCCCAACGAGGTCGCCGACGCCGGATGGGACTACGGCTTCCCGCTCGCGCGGCTCAAGGAACTGGCCGAATACTGGCGCACCGGCTACGACTGGCGCGAGCACGAGGCCAAGCTCAACGAGCTCCCGCACTTCACCACCGAGATCGACGGCCAGAACATCCACTTCGTCCACGTCCGGTCTTCGAACCCGGACGCGCTCGCGCTGATCCTCACCCACGGCTGGCCCGGTTCGTTCCTGGAGTTCCTCGATGTGATCGAGCCGCTGTCGCGCGACTTCCACCTGGTGATTCCGTCCATCCCGGGTTTCGGCTTCTCCGGGCCGACCCACGAGCGCGGCTGGGACATCGTCCGGGTCGCGCGGGCCTGGGCTGAGCTGATGCGCCGTCTCGGGTACGAGCGCTATGGCGCGCAGGGTGGCGACTTCGGCTCGGGCATCTCGATGGCGCTCGGCGCGGTGGCACCCGAGCAGGTCGTCGGGGTGCACGTCAACTACCTGCCGACCCGGCCGGTCCCGGACGCCGACATCGAACTGTCCGAAACGGATGAAGCCCGGCTGGACAAGGTCAGGCAGCTGATGGCGAACCGTCCTCCGTACCAGGCTCTGCAGGCCAGCACCCCGCAGACCATCGGTTACGCGCTGACCGACTCGCCGGTCGGCCAGCTGGCCTGGATCGCCGAGCGCTTCGCACAGTGGACGGACCCTCGCTCGCCGATCAGTGACGAGCGGATGCTCACCGACATCTCGCTGTACTGGCTGACCGCCACCGCGGCTTCCTCGGCGCGGCTGTCCCGAGAGGCTCCGCGGCGGATCGAGCCGTGCCCGGTACCGGTCGGCGTGGCGGTGTTCGCGCACGACATCACGCAGTCGGTGCGACCGCTGGCCGAGCGGCTGTACGACATCAGGCACTGGTCGGAGTTCGAGCGCGGCGGCCACTTCGCCGCGATGGAGGTGCCCGAGCTGCTCGCCGAGGACGTCCGGGACTTCTTCCGTACCCACATCAAGGACGACGACCGGGTCACCACCCGCTAG
- a CDS encoding NADPH-dependent FMN reductase, whose protein sequence is MLKVGIILGSTRPGRNGEAVAHWARDLAVKRGDAEYELVDLKDYDLGNLDEPEHPAMGNYRHEHTKRWSAKISSLDAFVIVTPEYNSSYPGALKNALDFLYAEWNNKAAGFVGYGVDGAPRAISHLRHVLGLLSVATVSNQVGLSIHTDFADGFKPATAHEDRLNLVLDQVLAWGSALRPLRG, encoded by the coding sequence ATGCTGAAGGTAGGCATCATCCTGGGCAGCACCCGTCCCGGCCGCAACGGCGAGGCGGTGGCGCACTGGGCCCGCGATCTGGCGGTCAAACGAGGCGATGCCGAGTACGAGCTCGTCGATCTGAAGGACTACGACCTGGGTAACCTGGATGAGCCCGAGCACCCCGCCATGGGCAACTACCGGCACGAGCACACCAAGCGCTGGTCGGCCAAGATCTCGTCCCTGGACGCGTTCGTGATCGTGACCCCCGAGTACAACAGCTCGTACCCCGGCGCGCTCAAGAACGCCCTCGACTTCCTGTACGCGGAATGGAACAACAAGGCGGCCGGTTTCGTCGGCTACGGCGTGGACGGCGCGCCCCGGGCGATCTCGCACCTGCGGCACGTCCTGGGCCTGCTCAGCGTGGCCACCGTGTCGAACCAGGTCGGGCTGTCGATCCACACCGACTTCGCGGACGGCTTCAAGCCCGCCACCGCCCACGAGGACCGGCTGAACCTCGTCCTCGACCAGGTCCTCGCCTGGGGGTCTGCCCTGCGTCCACTCAGGGGGTGA